In the genome of Polaribacter sp. MED152, one region contains:
- a CDS encoding DUF368 domain-containing protein yields the protein MSRKIKDYIIISLKGMAMGAADVVPGVSGGTIAFISGIYEELLGSISNINLELFKTLKNEGFKIAWKKLNGNFLLALFIGIFISVVSLAKAIKYLLENEPILLWSFFFGLVLASIIYIAKQIKKWNFISVLVLIIGAFVAYYITTLNPLVNENSSLLFMFIAGALAICAMILPGISGAFILVLLGAYKPILSAVSDKDLKTIAVVGLGAIVGLLSFSKILKWLFNHYKDYTLAVLTGFIIGSLNKIWPWKETITWRTNSHGEQVPFNQQSVLPSNFDGDAQLLFAILLAFIGFALILGMEKLATQKN from the coding sequence ATGAGCAGAAAAATCAAAGACTATATTATAATAAGTCTTAAAGGGATGGCAATGGGTGCTGCAGATGTTGTACCAGGTGTTTCTGGAGGAACAATAGCATTTATTTCTGGTATTTACGAAGAACTTTTAGGCTCAATTAGTAATATTAATTTAGAACTTTTTAAAACTTTAAAAAATGAAGGTTTTAAAATAGCTTGGAAAAAGTTAAATGGAAATTTTCTATTAGCTTTATTTATAGGGATTTTTATAAGTGTGGTATCACTAGCAAAAGCTATTAAATACCTATTAGAAAATGAACCTATCTTACTTTGGTCTTTCTTTTTTGGTTTGGTTTTGGCAAGTATAATTTACATTGCGAAACAAATTAAAAAATGGAACTTTATATCGGTTTTAGTCTTAATTATTGGGGCTTTTGTAGCTTATTATATTACTACATTAAACCCTTTAGTTAATGAAAATTCATCACTTTTATTTATGTTTATAGCTGGTGCTTTAGCCATTTGTGCAATGATATTACCAGGTATTTCAGGTGCTTTTATCTTGGTACTTTTAGGGGCTTATAAACCAATTTTATCTGCTGTAAGCGATAAGGATTTAAAAACAATTGCAGTAGTAGGCTTAGGAGCTATTGTAGGTTTGTTATCATTTTCTAAAATTTTAAAATGGTTATTTAACCATTACAAAGATTATACGCTTGCTGTTTTAACAGGATTCATTATCGGTTCTTTAAATAAAATTTGGCCTTGGAAAGAAACCATAACTTGGCGTACAAATTCTCATGGAGAGCAAGTGCCATTCAATCAACAAAGTGTTTTACCATCTAATTTTGATGGTGATGCACAATTATTATTCGCAATTTTATTGGCTTTTATCGGATTTGCACTAATTTTAGGAATGGAGAAATTAGCCACACAAAAAAACTAA
- a CDS encoding amidohydrolase produces the protein MKGKALLILSLLTSIIILISCNKETTKPQATVYFNGKIITMEGDNPTYVEALVTRNGKIEFTGNSDQAMEKAGMGHKMINLKGKTMLPGFIDGHSHFANFSAQAIGAQILPPPDAGAKDIPSIISILKEWNTEENRALTGWIFGTGFDDSVIEEKRFPTKEDLDKVTTEHPVMIIHISNHFAVLNSKGLELLGITEDTKNPEGGIIRRMPNSQEPNGVLEELAAIPHMLKALTPKSDEALLKFMKAGQDLALYYGYTTAQEGRAMEQHELLATFADKNFWKIDIVSYIDYSFQDLMKSKWNKKEYENHYRIGGLKLTLDGSPQGRTAWRTKPYLLAPHNAAPNYLGYPAIPKDEDVLAIYENAFKNNWQILTHANGDAAMDQMIRTMSKAAKKYGNEDRRNVLIHGQYVRDDQLDSLKKLNVIASLYPLHTFYWGDWHQEIIGGELGEKISPVKTALNKGLKVTIHSDAPVALPNLMRVVWTAVERTSRSGKVIGENERLTPYEALQAITSWSAYQHFEEDTKGSLTAGKLADLVILNENPLTVEPSKIKDIVVLETIKEGESIYKRE, from the coding sequence ATGAAAGGCAAGGCTCTTTTAATTTTATCACTACTAACATCGATCATTATTCTAATTTCTTGTAATAAAGAAACCACTAAACCGCAAGCAACTGTATATTTCAATGGAAAAATAATCACTATGGAGGGTGATAACCCAACCTATGTAGAAGCATTAGTAACCAGAAATGGTAAAATAGAGTTTACTGGAAATTCAGACCAAGCTATGGAAAAAGCTGGTATGGGTCATAAAATGATAAACCTAAAAGGTAAAACTATGTTACCTGGTTTTATTGATGGCCATTCACATTTTGCCAACTTTTCTGCTCAAGCGATTGGTGCACAAATTTTACCTCCACCAGATGCAGGTGCAAAAGACATTCCATCTATTATATCTATTTTAAAAGAGTGGAATACCGAAGAAAACAGAGCCTTAACAGGTTGGATTTTCGGAACTGGATTTGATGATTCTGTAATAGAAGAAAAACGTTTTCCGACCAAAGAAGATTTAGACAAAGTAACTACTGAACATCCTGTAATGATTATCCATATTTCAAATCACTTTGCAGTATTAAACTCTAAAGGATTAGAATTATTAGGCATTACAGAAGACACTAAAAATCCTGAAGGTGGAATTATTAGAAGAATGCCAAATAGTCAAGAACCAAATGGTGTTCTAGAAGAATTGGCTGCAATACCTCATATGTTAAAAGCGCTGACACCAAAGTCTGATGAAGCTCTTCTAAAATTCATGAAGGCTGGTCAAGACTTGGCTTTATATTATGGTTACACAACAGCTCAAGAAGGAAGAGCTATGGAACAGCATGAATTATTAGCAACCTTCGCAGATAAAAATTTCTGGAAAATTGATATTGTTTCTTACATCGATTATTCTTTTCAAGATCTTATGAAAAGTAAATGGAATAAAAAAGAGTATGAAAACCACTATAGAATTGGTGGTTTAAAGTTAACTTTAGATGGTTCTCCTCAAGGAAGAACTGCGTGGAGAACTAAACCTTATTTATTAGCACCACACAATGCAGCTCCAAATTATTTAGGATATCCTGCAATACCAAAAGATGAAGATGTTTTAGCTATTTATGAAAATGCATTCAAAAACAATTGGCAAATACTTACACATGCCAATGGAGATGCTGCAATGGATCAAATGATTAGAACCATGTCTAAAGCTGCAAAAAAATATGGTAATGAAGATCGTAGAAATGTTTTAATACATGGGCAATATGTTAGAGATGATCAATTAGATTCTTTAAAAAAACTAAATGTAATTGCCTCTTTATATCCTTTACATACTTTTTATTGGGGAGATTGGCATCAGGAAATTATTGGTGGTGAATTAGGAGAAAAAATTAGTCCTGTAAAAACAGCCTTAAACAAAGGTTTAAAAGTAACCATACATTCAGATGCACCTGTTGCTTTACCTAATTTAATGCGTGTAGTTTGGACAGCTGTAGAAAGAACCTCTAGGTCAGGAAAAGTAATTGGAGAAAATGAAAGGTTAACACCTTACGAAGCTTTACAAGCAATTACAAGTTGGTCTGCATATCAACATTTTGAAGAAGACACAAAAGGATCTTTAACTGCTGGCAAATTAGCTGATTTAGTAATTCTTAATGAGAACCCTTTAACAGTTGAACCAAGTAAAATTAAAGATATCGTAGTTTTAGAAACTATTAAAGAAGGGGAATCAATCTATAAAAGAGAGTAG
- a CDS encoding MBL fold metallo-hydrolase, which produces MKIKSIFLALTVLALFSCKSEAKKALDKKMPLAENVKEQTELEITPISHATAVLEFDETVIYLDPTGGAEAFASFEDPHYVLITDIHGDHMNLKTLNALALENTIIIAPEAVAKEISAVKAKEIVVINNGEEKSFSNFDIEAIPMYNLREEALKFHSKGRGNGYVLTIDEERIYFSGDTEDIPEMRNLENIDKAFVCMNLPYTMPVENAASGVLAFKPKQVYPYHYRGTGGLSDVSEFKELVNKENKEIEVVQLNWYPNRK; this is translated from the coding sequence ATGAAAATTAAATCAATATTCTTAGCGCTGACTGTTCTAGCATTGTTTTCTTGCAAATCTGAAGCAAAAAAAGCTTTGGATAAAAAAATGCCTCTTGCAGAAAATGTAAAAGAACAAACTGAATTAGAAATTACACCAATAAGTCATGCAACTGCAGTCTTAGAGTTCGATGAAACTGTTATTTATTTAGATCCTACAGGTGGTGCAGAAGCGTTTGCTTCTTTTGAAGACCCTCATTATGTTTTAATAACCGATATTCATGGTGATCATATGAACTTAAAAACCTTGAATGCCTTAGCTTTAGAAAATACTATAATTATTGCTCCTGAAGCAGTAGCTAAAGAAATTAGCGCTGTTAAAGCGAAAGAAATTGTTGTAATTAACAATGGCGAAGAAAAATCATTCTCTAATTTTGATATTGAAGCAATACCAATGTACAATTTAAGAGAAGAAGCTTTAAAGTTTCATAGTAAAGGAAGAGGAAATGGTTATGTGCTAACCATTGATGAAGAAAGAATTTATTTTTCTGGAGATACAGAAGACATTCCAGAAATGAGAAATCTAGAAAACATCGACAAAGCATTTGTTTGCATGAATTTACCTTACACAATGCCTGTTGAAAATGCAGCTAGTGGAGTATTGGCTTTTAAACCAAAACAAGTATATCCTTATCATTACAGAGGTACAGGTGGTTTGAGCGATGTAAGTGAATTTAAAGAATTGGTAAACAAAGAAAATAAAGAAATTGAAGTGGTACAGTTAAATTGGTACCCAAATAGAAAATAA
- a CDS encoding superoxide dismutase family protein: MKKISLLILLFAIAISCTKSEEKFAEATINAKSGSSVSGTVSFTQVDGKVMMKAELKGLTPGTHAIHIHEKGDCSSDDGKSAGGHWNPTQDNHGKWKHGEFHSGDIGNLEADENGNATIEKESDFWCIGCEDDTKNIIGHAIIVHAGTDDFKSQPSGAAGARVGCGEIMEK, from the coding sequence ATGAAAAAAATAAGTCTATTAATTTTACTTTTTGCAATCGCAATTTCATGTACAAAAAGTGAAGAAAAATTTGCTGAAGCAACTATAAATGCAAAAAGTGGAAGCTCAGTTAGCGGAACTGTTAGTTTTACTCAAGTTGATGGTAAAGTTATGATGAAAGCCGAATTAAAAGGATTAACTCCTGGTACACACGCCATTCATATTCATGAAAAAGGAGATTGTTCTTCTGATGATGGTAAATCTGCTGGAGGTCACTGGAACCCAACACAAGATAATCATGGAAAATGGAAGCATGGCGAATTTCATAGTGGAGATATTGGTAATTTAGAAGCTGATGAAAATGGAAATGCTACCATAGAAAAAGAAAGTGATTTCTGGTGCATAGGTTGTGAAGACGATACCAAAAACATTATAGGGCATGCCATTATTGTTCATGCAGGTACAGATGATTTTAAATCTCAACCTTCAGGTGCTGCTGGTGCTAGAGTTGGTTGTGGAGAAATTATGGAAAAATAA
- a CDS encoding Gfo/Idh/MocA family protein, with product MNNSKIINWGIIGLGKIADRFATDLANVSNVNLAAVASRSEERANEFAKQFSADKAYDSYLKLAQDPNVDAVYIATPHSFHKEHSILCLKHKKAVLCEKPFAMNLEEVNEMIAVAKENDVLLMEALWTYFLPHYRFVLDIYKTKKYGDLIDLKADFGFVTPYNTDSRVFKKEVGGGSLLDIGIYPIFAALSTLGSPSNIEAKAEFFENGADAVCDMIFSYEKAKVYLKSTLLEETPTEAIFTFEKAKLVINTRFHEPSTVTVIQNNNSETLDFNYKSIGYNFEADHFSQLLREGKKESNIMSFDFSRKLINTLDDVRTKIDLTY from the coding sequence ATGAATAACAGTAAAATTATCAATTGGGGAATTATTGGTTTAGGTAAAATTGCGGACAGATTTGCTACAGATTTGGCGAATGTAAGCAACGTAAATCTTGCAGCTGTAGCTTCCAGAAGTGAAGAAAGGGCAAATGAATTTGCCAAACAGTTTAGTGCAGATAAAGCTTACGATTCTTACCTAAAACTAGCTCAAGACCCAAATGTGGATGCAGTTTACATAGCAACTCCACATAGTTTTCATAAAGAACATTCTATTCTATGTTTAAAGCATAAAAAAGCAGTTTTATGCGAAAAACCATTTGCCATGAATTTAGAAGAGGTAAATGAAATGATAGCTGTTGCAAAAGAAAATGATGTTTTATTGATGGAAGCGCTTTGGACCTACTTTTTACCTCATTATAGATTTGTACTCGATATCTATAAGACAAAAAAGTATGGCGATTTAATTGATTTAAAGGCCGATTTTGGATTTGTTACTCCTTACAATACAGACAGCAGGGTTTTTAAGAAGGAAGTGGGTGGAGGTTCTTTATTAGATATTGGTATTTACCCAATATTTGCTGCTTTGAGTACTTTAGGTAGTCCTTCTAATATAGAGGCTAAAGCTGAGTTTTTCGAAAATGGGGCAGATGCAGTTTGTGATATGATTTTTAGTTACGAAAAAGCCAAAGTATATCTAAAAAGTACTTTGTTAGAAGAAACTCCAACTGAAGCTATTTTTACCTTTGAAAAAGCAAAATTGGTTATTAATACCAGATTTCATGAACCTTCTACTGTAACCGTAATTCAAAATAATAATTCAGAAACTTTAGATTTTAACTATAAGAGTATTGGTTATAATTTTGAAGCAGATCATTTCAGTCAACTATTAAGAGAAGGTAAAAAAGAAAGTAATATAATGTCTTTTGATTTTTCTAGAAAGTTGATAAATACGTTAGACGATGTAAGAACTAAAATAGATTTGACGTATTAA
- a CDS encoding sodium:solute symporter: MEVASKLHYVDWIILSVTLIFIVAYGTYVTRKNSNVTDYIKGGSDSKWWTIGLSVMATQASAITFLSTPGQAFHSGMGFVQFYFGLPIAMVIICAVFIPIYHKLKVYTAYEFLEGRFDLKTRSLAAILFLIQRGLAAGITIFAPAIILSAVLGWDLLVLNIIIGFLVIVYTVSGGTKAVNVTQKQQMIIIFFGMLVAFFMIMSQLPEDITFGKALDIAGASGKMEVLDFSFDLNNRYTVWTGILGGTFLMLSYFGTDQSQVQRYLSGKSVRESQLGLIFNGLLKVPMQFFILLVGVMVFVFYQFNASPLNFNPKVNDAIANSKFSSQYQQLESRHAKIEDEKRMMFIDGVQNREKEKIKILNAQDLAIKEEAKDLVNILNQQKDFKKIESNDKDYVFIHFILNNLPRGLIGLLLAVILSAAMSSTASELNALASTTAMDLYKRNLGEEKTEEHYVKASKWFTLAWGIIAISVACIANLFDNLIQLVNIIGSIFYGNVLGIFLLAFFIKFVRGNAVFIAALITQVIIIYVFIMDWLPYLWLNLLGCVLVMGIAIFIQTFTQDKSKLKFNEG, from the coding sequence ATGGAAGTAGCAAGTAAATTACATTATGTAGATTGGATAATACTTTCTGTAACTTTAATATTCATAGTTGCTTATGGTACTTATGTTACTCGTAAAAACAGTAACGTCACAGATTATATAAAAGGTGGTAGCGATTCTAAATGGTGGACAATTGGTCTTTCTGTCATGGCAACTCAAGCCAGTGCAATAACCTTTTTGTCAACTCCAGGTCAGGCTTTTCATAGTGGAATGGGGTTTGTGCAATTTTATTTTGGATTGCCAATTGCTATGGTAATTATTTGCGCAGTTTTTATACCTATTTATCATAAGTTAAAAGTATACACTGCTTATGAATTCTTGGAAGGTAGATTCGATTTAAAAACAAGAAGTTTAGCAGCTATTTTATTTCTAATACAAAGAGGTTTGGCAGCAGGTATAACCATTTTTGCACCAGCGATTATACTATCTGCAGTGCTAGGTTGGGATTTGTTAGTCCTAAATATTATTATTGGTTTTTTAGTAATTGTCTATACAGTTTCAGGAGGTACAAAAGCTGTAAATGTTACTCAGAAACAGCAAATGATTATTATATTTTTTGGAATGTTGGTAGCATTTTTTATGATTATGAGTCAACTTCCAGAAGATATTACATTTGGCAAAGCTTTAGATATTGCAGGAGCTAGTGGAAAAATGGAGGTCCTAGACTTTTCTTTTGATTTAAATAACAGATATACAGTTTGGACAGGTATTTTAGGAGGAACATTTTTAATGTTATCCTATTTTGGAACAGATCAAAGTCAAGTTCAACGTTATTTGTCTGGTAAATCTGTCAGAGAAAGTCAGTTAGGTTTAATTTTTAATGGTTTATTAAAAGTACCTATGCAATTTTTTATTTTGCTAGTAGGTGTTATGGTTTTTGTGTTTTATCAATTTAATGCATCACCTTTAAATTTTAATCCAAAGGTTAATGATGCTATTGCAAACTCTAAATTTAGCAGTCAATATCAACAATTAGAAAGCAGACATGCTAAAATTGAAGATGAAAAAAGAATGATGTTTATTGACGGTGTTCAGAATAGAGAAAAAGAAAAAATTAAAATATTAAATGCACAAGATTTAGCCATAAAAGAAGAAGCTAAAGATTTGGTGAATATTTTAAATCAACAAAAAGATTTTAAAAAAATAGAATCTAATGATAAAGATTATGTTTTTATTCATTTCATTCTAAATAATTTACCTAGAGGATTAATAGGCTTGCTTTTGGCTGTAATACTATCAGCAGCAATGTCTTCTACAGCATCAGAATTAAATGCATTAGCAAGCACAACAGCAATGGATTTATATAAAAGAAATTTAGGTGAGGAGAAAACTGAAGAGCATTATGTAAAAGCATCTAAATGGTTCACTTTAGCTTGGGGAATTATTGCAATTTCTGTAGCATGTATTGCTAATTTGTTCGATAATTTAATTCAACTGGTAAATATTATTGGTTCCATATTTTATGGGAATGTTTTGGGTATATTTTTATTAGCATTTTTCATCAAATTTGTAAGAGGAAATGCAGTATTTATAGCTGCACTTATCACTCAAGTTATAATAATTTATGTGTTTATAATGGATTGGTTACCTTATTTATGGCTTAACCTACTAGGATGTGTTTTAGTAATGGGAATTGCCATTTTTATTCAAACATTTACTCAAGATAAATCGAAGCTAAAATTTAATGAAGGATAA
- a CDS encoding PIG-L family deacetylase: protein MKKLFLSISAILLMYTALSAQQPNKLTSNEIFEKVQKLNFLGTALYIAAHPDDENTRLIAYLANEVKARTAYLSLTRGDGGQNLIGPEIRELLGVIRTQELLAARRVDGGEQMFTRANDFGYSKHPDETLQIWNKEEVLSDVVWAIRTFKPDVIINRFNHRTPGTTHGHHTSSAMLSVEAFDLVNDNTKFSDQLKYTQVWQPKRLFFNTSSWFYRDKDKFAEASKNFTKFDVGVYYPLKGLSNNELASLASSQHLCQGFGRLTTRGSQTEYVEFLKGDAPKDKSDIFSGINTTWNRVKNGGQVGGILYDIEENFDFTNPAKHLPKLLEAYSLITKLENEHWKKIKTAEIKEIIEACLGLYIEASAVSATAVPNSTIDVNFEVINRSDIPVELTSITSNKTNKKYFKGISLAKNKKENFKEQISLKGANYSDPYWLRNEASLGMYAVDDRTLIGKPETPREITVDFNMIVNYVPISFTKNVIRRYSKRDKGEIYEPFEIVPRVTTKLKDKVLIFSDSVAKKVEVEVRAGANFTSGTVQLDVPKEWLVSPVEIPFNIAQKNDKQVVVFTVVPPKNQSEGNLKVIANSQGEKFTKELIEINYNHIPKQTVLKNSEAKIVRLNIKKKGTNIGYIKGAGDAVPESLQQIGYKVIALKPSEINNKNLQQFDAIVLGIRAYNVVNDLKFKQKFLLEYVKNGGNLIVQYNTNRGVDVQAPYQLKLSRDRVTDEFAEVTILDPNNSLLNFPNKITEADFKGWVQERGLYFPDIWSEQYTPLLSMKDKGETPKLGSLLIAKYGEGNYIYTGLSFFRELPAGVSGAYKLFANMLSVGKE from the coding sequence ATGAAGAAATTATTCCTTTCAATTTCAGCGATTTTGCTGATGTATACTGCACTTTCTGCTCAGCAACCAAATAAATTAACATCGAATGAAATTTTTGAAAAAGTTCAAAAACTTAATTTTTTAGGAACTGCACTTTATATTGCTGCACATCCAGATGATGAAAATACACGATTAATTGCGTATTTGGCAAATGAAGTTAAAGCAAGAACTGCTTACTTATCTTTAACTAGAGGTGATGGAGGACAGAATTTAATTGGTCCAGAAATTAGAGAGTTATTGGGTGTTATTAGAACGCAAGAATTATTAGCTGCAAGAAGGGTTGATGGTGGTGAACAAATGTTTACTAGAGCCAATGATTTTGGGTATTCTAAACATCCTGATGAAACCTTACAAATTTGGAATAAAGAGGAGGTTTTAAGTGATGTGGTTTGGGCAATTAGAACCTTTAAGCCAGATGTAATTATCAACAGATTCAATCATAGAACACCAGGTACAACACATGGCCATCATACTAGCTCTGCTATGTTAAGTGTTGAAGCTTTTGATTTGGTAAATGATAATACAAAATTTTCTGACCAATTGAAGTATACCCAAGTATGGCAGCCAAAACGTCTTTTTTTTAACACATCTTCTTGGTTTTATAGAGATAAAGACAAATTTGCTGAAGCTTCTAAGAATTTTACAAAATTTGACGTTGGTGTATATTACCCTTTAAAAGGACTTTCAAATAATGAATTGGCATCTTTAGCAAGTAGTCAACATTTATGTCAAGGTTTTGGTAGATTAACTACAAGAGGATCTCAAACAGAATATGTAGAGTTTTTAAAAGGTGATGCTCCAAAAGATAAAAGTGATATTTTTTCAGGAATTAATACTACTTGGAATCGTGTTAAGAATGGAGGACAAGTGGGTGGTATTTTATATGATATTGAAGAAAATTTCGACTTTACAAATCCTGCTAAACATTTGCCGAAATTATTGGAAGCTTATTCTCTAATAACAAAATTAGAAAATGAACATTGGAAAAAGATTAAAACTGCTGAGATTAAAGAAATTATTGAGGCATGCTTAGGTTTGTATATAGAGGCTTCTGCAGTTAGCGCAACAGCTGTTCCCAACTCTACCATTGATGTTAATTTCGAAGTAATAAATAGAAGTGATATTCCTGTTGAGCTAACCTCAATCACATCAAACAAAACAAATAAAAAATATTTTAAAGGAATAAGTTTAGCAAAAAACAAAAAGGAAAACTTTAAGGAGCAAATTTCATTAAAAGGAGCAAATTATTCAGACCCTTATTGGTTAAGAAATGAGGCGTCTTTAGGCATGTATGCTGTAGACGATAGAACTTTAATTGGTAAGCCAGAAACACCTAGAGAAATTACTGTTGATTTTAACATGATTGTAAATTATGTGCCAATCAGTTTTACAAAAAATGTAATTAGAAGATATTCTAAGCGTGACAAAGGTGAAATTTATGAACCTTTTGAAATTGTGCCAAGAGTAACTACTAAGTTAAAAGATAAAGTGCTTATTTTTTCTGATAGTGTAGCAAAAAAAGTTGAGGTAGAAGTAAGAGCTGGCGCTAATTTTACATCTGGAACTGTGCAGTTAGATGTGCCAAAAGAGTGGTTGGTTTCACCTGTGGAAATTCCGTTTAATATTGCTCAAAAAAATGATAAACAAGTAGTTGTTTTTACAGTTGTTCCTCCAAAAAATCAATCTGAAGGCAACTTAAAAGTTATTGCAAATTCACAAGGTGAAAAGTTTACAAAGGAGTTAATAGAAATTAATTACAATCATATACCAAAACAGACAGTTCTTAAGAATTCTGAAGCTAAAATTGTAAGATTAAATATCAAAAAGAAAGGTACTAATATCGGTTACATAAAAGGAGCAGGAGATGCTGTGCCAGAAAGTTTACAACAAATTGGGTATAAGGTTATTGCTTTAAAACCATCAGAAATAAACAATAAAAATTTACAACAATTTGATGCAATTGTTTTAGGAATAAGAGCCTACAATGTTGTGAATGATTTAAAATTCAAACAGAAATTTTTGTTGGAATATGTAAAGAATGGAGGAAATTTAATAGTGCAATACAACACAAATAGAGGAGTAGATGTACAAGCACCTTATCAACTTAAATTGTCTAGAGATCGAGTTACAGATGAATTTGCAGAAGTGACTATTTTAGATCCGAATAATTCGTTGTTAAATTTTCCGAATAAAATTACAGAAGCTGATTTTAAAGGTTGGGTACAAGAAAGGGGTTTGTACTTTCCAGATATTTGGAGCGAGCAGTATACACCTTTATTATCCATGAAAGACAAAGGAGAAACTCCAAAGTTAGGTAGTTTGTTAATTGCTAAATATGGTGAAGGAAATTACATTTATACTGGTTTAAGTTTTTTTAGAGAACTACCAGCAGGTGTTTCTGGGGCTTACAAGTTATTTGCAAATATGTTGTCTGTAGGTAAAGAATAA
- the dnaN gene encoding DNA polymerase III subunit beta, giving the protein MKFIVSSSQLLKQLQVLGGVINSNNTLPILDNFLFELSENQLKVSASDLETTMSSVVDVESDSSGSIAVSARLLLDTLKTFPDQPLTFKTEGDNTIEISSDQGKYDMAYFGGDEFPKAVSLPSPSKTVVPANILGTAISKTIFAAGNDDLRPVMSGVFFQFSSQSLTFVATDAHKLVKYSRTDVTADQTAEFIMPKKPLNLLKGILGGSESDVTIEYNDANAKFTFDNIVLVCRLIDGKYPNYEAVIPKENPNKLTVDRASFLNSVRRVSIFSSKTTHQIRLKMAGTELNISAEDLDFSNKADERLSCDYQGDDMQIGFNSRFLSEMLNNLNSSDVLIEMSLPNRAGILTPIDGTDEGEQVTMLVMPVMLNN; this is encoded by the coding sequence ATGAAATTTATTGTATCGAGTTCACAACTTTTAAAGCAATTACAAGTTTTAGGAGGCGTTATAAATAGCAACAACACCTTACCAATTTTAGACAACTTTTTATTTGAATTATCTGAAAATCAACTTAAAGTTTCTGCTTCAGATTTAGAAACTACAATGAGTTCTGTTGTAGATGTAGAAAGTGATAGTTCTGGTTCAATTGCAGTTTCTGCACGTTTGTTATTAGATACATTAAAAACTTTTCCAGATCAGCCATTAACTTTCAAAACAGAAGGTGATAATACTATAGAAATTAGTTCTGATCAAGGTAAATATGACATGGCTTATTTTGGTGGAGATGAGTTTCCGAAAGCGGTTAGCTTACCTAGCCCAAGTAAAACTGTAGTGCCTGCAAATATATTAGGTACTGCAATTTCTAAAACTATTTTTGCTGCTGGAAATGATGATTTAAGACCAGTAATGAGTGGTGTGTTTTTTCAATTTAGTTCTCAAAGTTTAACTTTTGTAGCAACAGATGCTCATAAATTAGTTAAATATTCTAGAACAGATGTAACTGCAGATCAAACAGCAGAATTTATTATGCCAAAGAAGCCTTTAAATTTGTTAAAAGGTATTTTAGGTGGTTCTGAAAGTGATGTAACTATTGAATATAATGATGCTAATGCAAAATTTACATTCGATAATATAGTATTGGTTTGTAGATTAATTGATGGTAAATATCCTAACTACGAAGCTGTAATACCAAAAGAAAATCCTAACAAATTAACTGTTGATAGAGCTTCTTTCCTAAATTCTGTTAGACGTGTTTCTATTTTTTCTAGTAAAACCACGCATCAGATTCGTTTAAAAATGGCGGGTACTGAATTAAATATTTCTGCAGAAGATTTAGATTTCTCTAACAAGGCAGATGAACGTTTAAGTTGTGATTATCAAGGAGATGATATGCAAATTGGTTTTAACTCACGTTTTTTAAGTGAAATGTTAAACAACTTAAATTCTAGTGATGTTTTAATTGAAATGTCTTTACCAAACAGAGCAGGTATTTTAACACCTATTGATGGTACAGATGAAGGTGAACAAGTTACAATGCTTGTAATGCCAGTAATGCTAAATAACTAA
- a CDS encoding ACP phosphodiesterase, which yields MNFLAHLYLSENNTNIMIGNFIADHVRGNNYTHFNDEIQQGIFLHREIDTFTDAHPIVRKSKRRLHKRYRHYDGVIIDIFYDYFLAKNWNQYSEIPLELYTKAIYRLFNEKSPELPIKSQNFIRYMIEYDILYNYQFKNGIAKVLNGMNQRTKGKSQMNLAIEDLELLQTELEEDFTLFFKDLHAFTKIKLKEIQSKL from the coding sequence ATGAATTTCTTAGCTCACCTCTATTTATCAGAAAACAATACCAATATTATGATTGGTAATTTTATTGCAGACCATGTTAGAGGAAATAATTATACCCATTTTAATGACGAAATTCAGCAAGGTATTTTTCTACACAGAGAAATAGACACATTTACAGATGCACACCCAATAGTTAGAAAAAGTAAAAGGCGTTTACACAAACGTTATAGACATTATGATGGTGTTATTATTGATATTTTTTACGATTACTTTTTAGCAAAAAACTGGAACCAGTATTCAGAAATTCCTTTAGAATTATATACGAAAGCTATTTATAGACTTTTCAATGAAAAATCCCCTGAACTGCCTATAAAATCTCAGAACTTCATCAGATATATGATTGAGTATGACATACTCTACAACTATCAATTTAAAAATGGAATTGCCAAAGTTTTAAATGGCATGAACCAAAGAACAAAAGGCAAATCTCAAATGAACTTAGCGATTGAAGATCTAGAACTTCTTCAAACAGAATTAGAAGAAGATTTTACGTTATTTTTTAAAGATTTGCATGCCTTTACCAAAATCAAACTAAAAGAAATTCAATCGAAATTATGA